A portion of the Sulfurospirillum diekertiae genome contains these proteins:
- a CDS encoding cache domain-containing protein has translation MKEKRFFLSAALMLFFGLIILFLYNKSISYEEEETLKKQMDALLLTLHNKIAETTKVSLASSVILAKSPNVVACLSEQNREDCLQYLLEIRDSMALAEIFDNARIHLHTKDFKSFIRLWDYNNHNNDDLSTFRHALEKIKLSKHPMQGVEIGRHGMFMRAIAPVFKKDEYVGTIETVVDFKDLNAYFKKDGVEFYVLMKNEYLSIANAASYGEKLILDNYTIVNQEANGLNFIKEINFQGTGYLKKGDNYVLYTPIVDINGEHIGFFVLTWSESLSLASFKG, from the coding sequence ATGAAAGAAAAACGATTTTTTCTCAGTGCCGCACTGATGCTTTTTTTTGGGCTTATTATTCTCTTCTTATACAATAAGTCAATTTCGTATGAAGAGGAAGAGACGCTTAAAAAACAGATGGATGCACTTTTGTTGACGTTGCATAATAAAATTGCGGAGACAACCAAAGTTTCACTGGCAAGTTCGGTGATTTTAGCGAAAAGTCCCAATGTCGTTGCTTGCTTAAGTGAGCAAAATCGAGAGGACTGTTTGCAGTACCTGCTTGAAATTAGAGATAGTATGGCACTGGCAGAGATTTTTGATAATGCAAGAATACATCTCCATACCAAAGATTTTAAAAGTTTTATTCGCCTTTGGGATTATAACAATCACAACAATGATGATTTAAGCACATTTCGCCATGCACTCGAAAAGATAAAGCTGAGTAAACATCCGATGCAAGGTGTTGAAATTGGGCGACATGGTATGTTTATGCGCGCCATCGCTCCTGTCTTTAAAAAAGATGAGTATGTAGGAACGATTGAAACGGTTGTTGATTTTAAAGATTTAAATGCATATTTTAAAAAAGATGGTGTTGAGTTTTATGTATTGATGAAAAATGAGTATTTATCGATTGCAAATGCGGCATCTTACGGTGAAAAGCTTATACTCGATAACTATACGATTGTCAATCAAGAAGCCAATGGACTAAATTTTATCAAAGAGATTAATTTTCAAGGTACAGGTTATCTCAAAAAAGGTGATAATTATGTTCTTTATACACCTATTGTCGATATTAATGGTGAACATATAGGCTTTTTTGTACTGACATGGAGTGAGAGCTTATCTTTGGCATCCTTTAAAGGATAA
- a CDS encoding coproporphyrinogen III oxidase family protein: protein MQSRQSKIITNATSYFMSQYTKHYLHVEKPSLGLPPPPENKKYLLYIHVPFCTMFCPYCSFNKFTYTKEAALIYYRHLREEILHVKELGYDFNYLVIGGGTPLIDEEELITTIELVRKLFSIEHVSCESDPNHINPKTVLQLDGLVDRLSIGVQTFDDTLLKKLGRYEKFGSGEEVYAKIASMLGILPITSVDLIFNFPTQTEEGLIHDLETLKKLSPEQTSVYPLMTSSLVKNSVKKTLGEFSLENEFTFFSTIKKSLKELYPARHGWSFSKESDLIIDEYIIDNEEYVGVGSGSFSFLKDTLYLNEFALDKYATLIQEKSSAITKERTFPANSQMYYRLMVDLFNGTLSKKKFTAMFGQSINDTLGKELMLLKFAKAIKENKENITTTDYGDYLFLVMMKEFYMGMDRIRNEARKNLIL from the coding sequence ATGCAATCCCGTCAATCGAAAATTATCACCAATGCAACAAGCTATTTTATGAGCCAATATACTAAACACTATTTACATGTCGAAAAACCCTCTTTAGGATTGCCACCTCCTCCTGAAAACAAAAAGTATCTACTTTACATTCATGTCCCCTTTTGTACAATGTTTTGCCCGTACTGCTCTTTTAATAAATTCACCTATACCAAAGAAGCTGCTCTCATATACTACCGCCATTTACGTGAAGAGATTTTACATGTAAAAGAGTTGGGATATGATTTTAACTATTTAGTCATAGGTGGAGGTACACCATTGATTGATGAAGAAGAGTTGATTACAACGATTGAGTTGGTTCGAAAACTCTTCTCCATTGAACATGTCTCGTGTGAGAGCGATCCTAACCATATCAACCCAAAAACCGTACTCCAATTGGATGGCTTAGTCGATCGTCTCTCTATAGGTGTTCAAACCTTTGATGATACCCTTTTAAAGAAATTAGGGCGTTATGAGAAGTTTGGTTCAGGAGAAGAGGTGTACGCGAAAATTGCATCCATGCTGGGGATTTTGCCCATCACCAGCGTGGATCTCATTTTTAATTTCCCTACACAAACAGAAGAAGGGCTCATTCACGACCTAGAGACACTTAAAAAACTCTCTCCAGAGCAAACCAGCGTCTATCCACTCATGACCTCCTCATTGGTGAAAAATAGCGTGAAAAAAACACTGGGAGAATTCAGTCTTGAGAATGAATTTACCTTTTTTAGCACTATTAAAAAATCACTTAAAGAGCTCTATCCTGCACGACATGGTTGGTCGTTTTCCAAAGAGAGCGATTTGATTATTGATGAATATATTATTGACAATGAAGAGTATGTCGGTGTCGGCTCAGGCTCTTTTAGTTTTTTAAAAGACACCCTTTACCTCAATGAATTTGCTTTAGATAAATATGCGACGCTTATTCAAGAAAAATCTTCGGCTATTACAAAAGAGAGAACTTTCCCAGCCAACTCACAGATGTATTATCGTTTAATGGTTGATCTTTTCAATGGTACTCTCTCTAAGAAAAAATTTACAGCTATGTTTGGTCAATCGATCAATGATACACTGGGTAAAGAGCTTATGCTCCTTAAATTTGCCAAAGCAATCAAAGAAAATAAAGAGAACATCACCACTACAGACTATGGTGACTACCTCTTTTTAGTCATGATGAAAGAGTTTTACATGGGCATGGATCGTATTCGCAATGAAGCGCGTAAGAACCTTATCCTTTAA
- a CDS encoding energy transducer TonB, whose product MKRYIHAFTVSLIVYLIGGFALMYHTSFIHKPALADLSKDVMAITLYEPKKEEPELHPTTPPPPSPPTLTHTPQKNVAKKESKTLPNALVKKEAMVVSQESKHSDLEEQTVTKEVKAEAMSSEASSKEALHVKQKEYLENLKRRINEHKTYPKIAQNSHIEGKVMIEFTISPRGELLSLVILEGKKIFHKATEDAVQKSFPFPLNDDLFTSVMTFQIELSYSLL is encoded by the coding sequence ATGAAACGCTACATTCACGCTTTTACAGTGAGCTTAATTGTGTACCTTATCGGTGGATTTGCATTGATGTATCACACTTCGTTTATACACAAACCCGCTTTGGCTGATTTATCTAAAGACGTGATGGCAATTACTTTGTATGAACCCAAAAAAGAGGAACCTGAACTTCATCCAACAACACCACCTCCTCCCTCACCGCCAACCTTGACGCACACGCCTCAAAAAAATGTTGCTAAGAAAGAGTCTAAAACCTTGCCAAACGCACTTGTCAAAAAAGAGGCTATGGTGGTTTCACAAGAGAGTAAACATTCTGATTTGGAAGAGCAAACGGTCACGAAAGAGGTAAAAGCTGAAGCGATGAGTTCAGAAGCCAGTAGCAAAGAAGCTTTACATGTAAAACAAAAAGAGTATTTAGAAAACCTAAAAAGGCGTATCAATGAGCATAAGACCTATCCAAAGATCGCTCAAAATAGCCATATAGAGGGAAAAGTCATGATAGAATTTACGATCTCTCCCAGAGGAGAGCTACTTTCATTGGTCATTTTAGAGGGTAAAAAGATCTTCCATAAAGCGACGGAAGATGCGGTTCAAAAAAGCTTTCCGTTTCCTTTAAACGATGATCTCTTTACCTCTGTTATGACATTTCAAATCGAACTAAGCTATTCATTGCTTTAA
- a CDS encoding ExbD/TolR family protein: MKIRRFETINVVPFIDIMLVLLVIVLTTATFVAKGIIPVDLTQATSAKPLSEQKELIVTITQEEKFFFNDKAVEEGSLESELLQFNEQTPIMINCDKHASFEPFVKLMDLLKQHHYTQIGILTKQ; encoded by the coding sequence ATGAAAATACGTCGCTTTGAAACGATTAATGTCGTACCCTTTATCGACATTATGCTTGTACTTCTTGTTATAGTCCTAACCACGGCAACGTTTGTGGCAAAAGGTATTATACCTGTGGATTTAACACAAGCAACTTCTGCCAAGCCTTTGAGCGAGCAAAAAGAGCTTATCGTTACCATCACACAAGAAGAGAAATTCTTTTTCAATGACAAAGCCGTTGAGGAAGGCTCTCTTGAGAGTGAGCTTTTACAGTTTAATGAGCAAACTCCCATTATGATTAATTGTGACAAGCACGCTTCTTTTGAGCCTTTTGTCAAACTCATGGATCTTTTAAAGCAACATCATTACACACAAATTGGGATTTTAACGAAACAATGA
- the exbB gene encoding TonB-system energizer ExbB, whose amino-acid sequence MISITLLQDIVDYGVIGLLGFMSFITLFFWVERLLFYRALKISHYTCKEKLEMDVTNHVHILSTFGSNAPYIGLLGTVCGIIITFYTMGQSGQIDVKTIMSSLALALKATAMGLVVAIPAIFFYNHLVRKIEKILMCWDIAKQSGTDENTSL is encoded by the coding sequence ATGATCTCCATTACGCTATTGCAAGACATTGTGGACTATGGTGTCATTGGATTACTAGGTTTTATGAGTTTTATCACACTCTTTTTTTGGGTCGAGCGACTTTTGTTTTACCGAGCTTTAAAAATCTCACACTATACCTGTAAAGAAAAATTAGAGATGGATGTGACCAATCACGTCCATATTCTCTCAACCTTTGGCTCAAATGCCCCCTACATCGGTCTCTTGGGTACGGTGTGTGGCATTATTATCACCTTTTACACCATGGGACAAAGCGGACAAATTGATGTTAAGACCATTATGTCATCCTTAGCATTGGCGCTTAAAGCAACCGCTATGGGTCTTGTGGTTGCCATTCCAGCCATCTTTTTTTACAACCATCTGGTACGTAAAATTGAGAAAATTTTAATGTGCTGGGATATTGCAAAGCAGAGTGGAACTGATGAAAATACGTCGCTTTGA
- a CDS encoding 4Fe-4S binding protein, with amino-acid sequence MVDHQKRDANDLFANPLSAFFFKNRTFLLLLRVSVLALFVYAIILGFMAPTKEQNSFTTVLFWSLFWPLFMVVTLSTFGRLFCGICPHAFVGKYLTRFGLQKTVPTWLKQPLIGVLLLFFGWWTVYYIYSSAYKTPLSSAIFFSVMSSVAFGFFFIFKEMSYCKYICPIGTLTRTFSKVSFTWLGTYAQSCQACKTFECTKACSYNLKPFSFDTKASMGDCTLCMSCAQSCESVSFKLTKPSSSLFQKFQTSTAEVWAILLITAAITITMSFHHALSRVAISDSYFWVQLGQWIQTNIAIKGIDYVGISALFFATLITIGFAMGGTFIASKLLHINFKSAFYTLSYAFIPIFIIGGLSHTYEFFFVHHYSTIVNGFIDGFHLPFSPVEPLASKKDAWLKIFGVMNYIAVFWALLIMAKRITFFQASTTKRVIAFFFASLLIFLYLGLNLYRSYAFATYGMKQEGHAHHGSAKTLQETPKEMK; translated from the coding sequence ATGGTTGATCACCAAAAACGAGACGCAAACGACCTCTTTGCCAATCCATTGAGTGCATTTTTCTTTAAAAACAGAACGTTTTTACTGCTTTTAAGAGTGAGTGTTTTAGCCCTATTTGTCTATGCCATTATATTGGGTTTTATGGCTCCTACCAAAGAGCAAAACAGCTTTACAACCGTTCTTTTTTGGTCACTCTTTTGGCCACTTTTTATGGTGGTAACCCTTTCTACTTTTGGACGTCTGTTTTGCGGCATTTGCCCCCATGCTTTTGTGGGTAAATACCTGACACGATTTGGGCTTCAAAAAACAGTGCCAACATGGCTCAAACAGCCGCTTATCGGTGTTTTATTACTCTTTTTTGGCTGGTGGACGGTCTATTATATCTATTCAAGTGCCTATAAAACGCCTCTGAGCAGTGCAATCTTTTTTAGTGTTATGAGCAGTGTTGCCTTTGGTTTTTTCTTTATATTTAAAGAGATGAGCTACTGCAAATATATCTGCCCCATTGGCACACTCACACGCACTTTTTCAAAAGTTTCATTTACATGGCTTGGAACGTATGCGCAAAGCTGCCAAGCCTGTAAAACGTTTGAATGCACAAAAGCTTGTTCATACAACCTCAAACCTTTTAGTTTTGACACCAAAGCCTCTATGGGAGATTGTACTTTGTGTATGAGTTGTGCGCAAAGTTGTGAGTCCGTGAGCTTTAAACTGACTAAGCCCTCTTCTTCACTTTTTCAGAAGTTTCAAACTTCAACGGCTGAAGTCTGGGCGATTTTGCTTATTACGGCTGCTATTACTATCACGATGAGTTTTCACCATGCCCTCAGTCGTGTCGCCATTAGTGATAGCTACTTTTGGGTTCAATTAGGTCAATGGATCCAAACAAACATTGCCATTAAAGGGATTGATTATGTGGGTATAAGTGCGCTTTTTTTCGCGACTCTCATAACAATAGGCTTTGCAATGGGAGGCACGTTCATTGCTTCAAAACTTTTACATATAAACTTCAAGTCGGCATTTTATACACTCTCTTATGCCTTCATCCCCATTTTTATCATCGGTGGCTTGTCGCATACATACGAGTTTTTCTTTGTCCACCATTACAGCACCATCGTCAATGGTTTTATTGATGGATTTCATCTTCCTTTTTCACCCGTTGAACCTTTGGCATCTAAAAAAGATGCGTGGCTTAAAATCTTTGGGGTTATGAATTATATTGCGGTATTTTGGGCACTTTTGATTATGGCAAAACGCATAACATTCTTTCAAGCATCTACAACAAAAAGAGTCATAGCCTTTTTCTTTGCTTCCCTTTTAATTTTTCTTTATTTGGGACTCAACCTTTATCGAAGCTACGCTTTTGCAACGTATGGCATGAAACAAGAGGGGCACGCGCACCATGGAAGCGCTAAAACTTTGCAAGAGACTCCCAAGGAGATGAAATGA
- a CDS encoding TonB-dependent receptor: MDKSFTLLSTKLGITYALTDATNIYSSVAFANQAPTTSELTDNEALDKTKSINYEIGLKTRTGDFSYDMAIYQNDVTDEIIQIKDAGGNTIYDNAGETQKRGFEFLGTYHVTPALNFGLSYAYSDFKYKSFQEKVGSAFVSRDGNYLPYIPKTQYGLEANYKMANGFKTRIQTKTWGNYYLDNANSDKYTGYDFVTDLMLGYEHKEHLIQLNIYNIFDKHYAMQADKSVYGVESYKAAAPRSGMVSYRYKF, from the coding sequence ATTGATAAAAGCTTTACACTCCTCTCAACAAAACTTGGTATCACCTATGCACTCACAGATGCAACCAATATTTACAGCTCCGTCGCTTTTGCCAATCAAGCACCCACAACCAGTGAACTCACAGACAATGAAGCACTCGATAAAACCAAAAGTATCAACTATGAGATTGGTCTGAAAACACGAACAGGCGATTTCTCTTATGATATGGCAATTTATCAAAACGATGTCACAGACGAGATCATTCAAATTAAAGACGCTGGCGGCAATACGATCTATGATAATGCTGGAGAAACTCAAAAACGCGGATTTGAATTTTTAGGAACATACCATGTCACCCCAGCTTTAAATTTTGGACTCTCGTATGCATACAGTGACTTTAAATACAAAAGTTTTCAAGAGAAAGTGGGCTCAGCCTTTGTGAGCCGCGATGGAAACTATCTACCGTATATTCCAAAAACACAATACGGTCTTGAAGCCAACTACAAAATGGCAAATGGCTTTAAAACACGCATTCAAACCAAGACGTGGGGAAACTACTATCTTGATAATGCCAACTCCGATAAATACACCGGATACGATTTTGTCACAGACTTGATGCTAGGGTATGAGCATAAAGAGCATCTTATTCAGCTCAACATCTACAATATTTTCGACAAACACTATGCAATGCAAGCGGATAAAAGCGTTTACGGTGTCGAGAGTTACAAAGCAGCAGCGCCACGAAGTGGTATGGTTAGCTACCGCTACAAATTTTAA
- a CDS encoding manganese-dependent inorganic pyrophosphatase: MQTYACGHINPDSDSVVSAISLSYLKTQLGEPCTPARQGEISPETEFILKTFGLEKPLLKNDFSGDNLYITDYSDLAQAPHNLKETNILGIVDHHKLGDITTTTPLECWIRPVGCTNTIVKEMYDHYKIEIPKNIAGAMMMAILSDTVLFKSPTCTKVDTKAVKELAKIAGIEDFKALGMEMFLVKSAVIGASPRALLLRDYKDFEMGGNKIGIGQLEVVDLKVFDGMKEALFADMKAYKEEGGRHTVMLLLTDIMVEGSQFLVVSDDESIVEKAMKTKLINHEMWVDGVLSRKKQVIPVMEKQF, from the coding sequence ATGCAAACTTATGCATGCGGACACATTAATCCGGATTCTGATTCTGTCGTATCAGCTATCTCTCTTTCATATCTCAAAACACAGCTCGGCGAGCCTTGTACACCTGCGCGTCAAGGTGAAATTAGTCCTGAAACAGAGTTTATTTTAAAAACTTTTGGACTTGAAAAACCTCTTTTAAAAAATGATTTTTCAGGCGATAATCTTTATATTACGGATTATTCTGATCTTGCACAAGCGCCGCACAATCTCAAAGAGACGAATATTTTAGGTATTGTCGATCACCATAAACTAGGAGATATCACCACAACGACACCCCTTGAGTGTTGGATTCGCCCTGTGGGTTGTACCAATACGATTGTCAAAGAGATGTATGATCACTATAAAATTGAAATTCCTAAAAACATTGCAGGCGCAATGATGATGGCCATTTTAAGTGACACCGTTTTATTTAAATCTCCAACGTGTACCAAAGTCGATACCAAAGCTGTCAAAGAGCTAGCCAAAATAGCAGGAATAGAAGACTTTAAAGCGCTTGGTATGGAGATGTTTTTGGTCAAATCAGCAGTCATTGGAGCAAGCCCACGTGCCCTTTTATTGCGCGATTACAAAGACTTTGAAATGGGTGGCAACAAAATCGGTATTGGTCAACTAGAAGTGGTTGATCTCAAAGTGTTTGATGGCATGAAAGAAGCACTGTTTGCTGATATGAAAGCCTACAAAGAAGAGGGTGGTCGCCATACGGTGATGCTTCTTTTAACAGACATTATGGTCGAAGGTTCTCAATTTTTAGTGGTAAGTGATGATGAAAGCATCGTTGAAAAAGCGATGAAGACAAAACTTATCAATCACGAAATGTGGGTTGATGGTGTATTGAGTCGTAAAAAACAGGTTATTCCTGTCATGGAAAAGCAGTTCTAA
- the traT gene encoding complement resistance protein TraT yields MSGCATSELQTSARMTQSVFINPVAKDKRTIFISTKNTSGAPINLENRIIQALYAKGYTIVDDPEMATYVLMTNILFCNKKSENNVVGGAVMGGAAGAIANSGSNGRSMAAAGLGGALVGGLIGKATEDTIFQMQVDIVIREKAKGKVMANTGTVGGQAGIRDGQKSGTMNSFGGPIRDADASGKMYSNTYSSSSQSYESDYIEHKTMMFAEATKMNLTLYEATPILEDKIAQQVAGLF; encoded by the coding sequence ATGAGTGGGTGTGCAACATCCGAGCTTCAGACAAGTGCACGAATGACACAGAGTGTTTTCATTAACCCTGTGGCTAAAGATAAACGAACCATTTTTATTTCAACTAAAAATACCAGTGGTGCTCCGATTAACTTAGAGAACCGTATTATTCAGGCATTGTATGCTAAAGGATACACCATCGTAGATGATCCTGAAATGGCAACATATGTGTTGATGACGAATATCTTGTTTTGTAATAAAAAGAGTGAAAATAATGTTGTAGGTGGCGCAGTAATGGGTGGCGCAGCAGGTGCGATTGCCAACTCTGGTAGTAATGGTCGAAGTATGGCAGCTGCTGGACTTGGTGGAGCGCTTGTTGGTGGACTCATTGGCAAAGCAACGGAAGATACGATCTTCCAAATGCAAGTGGACATCGTCATTCGTGAAAAAGCCAAAGGTAAGGTTATGGCAAATACGGGTACTGTAGGTGGACAAGCTGGCATTCGTGATGGTCAAAAATCAGGTACAATGAACAGCTTTGGTGGACCAATCCGTGATGCCGATGCAAGTGGTAAAATGTACAGCAACACCTACTCTTCAAGTTCACAATCGTATGAGAGTGACTATATAGAGCATAAAACAATGATGTTTGCAGAAGCCACTAAAATGAATTTGACACTGTATGAAGCAACCCCAATCTTGGAAGATAAAATTGCACAACAAGTCGCAGGACTATTTTAA
- the ubiE gene encoding bifunctional demethylmenaquinone methyltransferase/2-methoxy-6-polyprenyl-1,4-benzoquinol methylase UbiE, producing MFNEIAGTYDTANRVLSMGIDIQWRKTACDETFARYTKPIELIVDVACGTGDMMGYWAKQAKKAGRSIGKILGVDPSTGMTDVGKQKFPEFEFVISEATEIPLPNESADILSISYGIRNVVRRQEAFSEFARVVKKDGYVVILEFTKDEKKGIFFALKDFYLNKVLPILGGLISKNKAAYEYLPNSIEGFLTPTMLQKELDIAGFETEFIKSFSMDISTLVIAKKR from the coding sequence ATGTTTAATGAGATTGCAGGGACTTATGATACTGCCAACCGCGTTTTAAGTATGGGCATTGATATTCAGTGGCGTAAAACAGCGTGCGATGAAACTTTTGCACGCTACACTAAGCCAATCGAGCTTATCGTGGATGTCGCGTGTGGTACAGGCGATATGATGGGCTATTGGGCAAAACAAGCCAAAAAAGCAGGACGAAGCATCGGCAAGATTTTAGGCGTTGATCCTTCCACTGGTATGACGGATGTGGGCAAGCAAAAATTCCCCGAGTTTGAATTTGTCATCTCCGAAGCGACTGAAATTCCACTTCCAAATGAAAGTGCCGACATCTTAAGTATCAGCTATGGTATTCGCAATGTCGTACGTCGCCAAGAAGCTTTTAGTGAGTTTGCACGTGTTGTCAAAAAAGATGGCTATGTGGTCATCTTAGAATTTACCAAAGATGAGAAAAAAGGCATTTTCTTTGCTCTTAAAGATTTCTATCTCAACAAAGTGCTCCCCATTTTAGGTGGACTGATCTCTAAAAATAAAGCAGCCTATGAGTATCTTCCAAACTCCATTGAAGGCTTTTTAACCCCGACTATGCTTCAAAAAGAGCTCGATATCGCAGGGTTTGAAACGGAATTTATCAAAAGTTTTTCGATGGATATTTCGACGTTGGTCATTGCTAAAAAACGCTAA